In the genome of Candidatus Goldiibacteriota bacterium, the window GGTAACAATAGAAGTGGAACTGATAATGCCGATAGCCATGGAACAGGAATTAAGGTTCGCCATCCGCGAAGGCGGAAGGACAGTAGGCTCCGGTGTTATAACGAAGATTCTGGAATAACGGGCGGAAAACATGAGAGACATTATAACTTTAGCTTGCACTGAATGTAAAAGAAGGAATTACACCCAGACCAAGAACAAGAAGCTGCATACGGAAAAACTTGAAGTGAGCAAGTATTGTAAGTTCTGCAAAAAACATACTAATCACAAAGAGACCAAGTAAAAAACGTAGGCCAGTAGCTCCAATTGGTAGAGCAGTGGTCTCCAAAACCGCGTGCTGGGGGTTCGAATCCCTCCTGGCCTGCCAGAATACGGCGGATCCGGAGAAAGCAATAAGACAGAAGCAAGAAAGATTTGGATTGTATGGCAGGGCGAAGGTTAAACTTCGTAATCCTCTTTCCGGCTTAAGGAGAAAAAATGAAAAGGTTTATTGAATTTTTAAAAGTGGCCTGGCTTGAACTGAAAAAAGTAACATGGCCCGGAAGAAAACAGGTAATAGCATCCACAATTGTTGTTATTGTGGTCGGTTTTTTCCTCATGTTATACATTGGAATACTTGATTTTGCGCTTGCAAAAGCGGTCAAGTTTATATTCAGGTAAAAGGCGGGATAATAGATGGCTTCCAGATGGTATTTTATAAGTACTTACGCGGGACAGGAAAATAATGTTAAAGAAAATATGCTGCAGAGAATTCAGACATACAGCCTTGAAAAAAAGATAACAAATGTATTAATACCTTCGGAGAACGTTACCGAAATTAAGAAAAAGAAAAAAGTGGTCAAGAACAGAAAGTTTTTTCCTGGATACATAATGATAGAAATGGATGTGGAACTGGACAGCGAAGAGGGCAAAGAAATATTATACATAGTGAGAAATACGCCTAAGGTAACCGGATTTGTAGGCACTAAGTCAAGGCCTATTCCGCTTTCTGAAAGCGAAGTTACCGATATAATGGACCTTATGGAAGACAGAAAGAAAAAGCCAAGGATGGCTTCTTATTTTGAAATAGGCGAACACGTAAAGATAACAGACGGGCCGTTCCTTAATTTTAACGGAGTAGTGGAAGAAGTTAATCCGGAAAAGGGAAAGATGAAAGTAATTGTAACCATTTTCGGAAGGCCGACACCGGTGGAATTGGAATTCAGCCAGGTTGAAAAGATAGTATAAACTCAAGGAAGGTGGATTGAAGATGGCTCCAAAAGGAAAAGGCAAGAAGTTAATGACTCAGATAAAGCTGCAGATTACTGCGGGAAAAGCCAACCCGGCTCCCCCTGTAGGGCCTGCGCTTGGTCAGCATGGTGTTAATATTATGGAATTCTGCAAGCAGTTTAATGACAGGACAAAAGACAGGGGAGACCTTGTGCTTCCTGTTGTAATTGACGTGTTTGAAGACAGGTCTTTTACGTTTATCCTTAAGACGCCACCTGTTCCGGTTCTGTTGAAGAAGGCGGCAAATGTTATTAAAGGTTCCGGCCAGCCGAATAAGATTAAAGTGGCAAAGGTGACAAAAGAGCAG includes:
- a CDS encoding elongation factor Tu — protein: VTIEVELIMPIAMEQELRFAIREGGRTVGSGVITKILE
- the rpmG gene encoding 50S ribosomal protein L33, giving the protein MRDIITLACTECKRRNYTQTKNKKLHTEKLEVSKYCKFCKKHTNHKETK
- the secE gene encoding preprotein translocase subunit SecE; this translates as MKRFIEFLKVAWLELKKVTWPGRKQVIASTIVVIVVGFFLMLYIGILDFALAKAVKFIFR
- the nusG gene encoding transcription termination/antitermination factor NusG, coding for MASRWYFISTYAGQENNVKENMLQRIQTYSLEKKITNVLIPSENVTEIKKKKKVVKNRKFFPGYIMIEMDVELDSEEGKEILYIVRNTPKVTGFVGTKSRPIPLSESEVTDIMDLMEDRKKKPRMASYFEIGEHVKITDGPFLNFNGVVEEVNPEKGKMKVIVTIFGRPTPVELEFSQVEKIV
- the rplK gene encoding 50S ribosomal protein L11, with the translated sequence MAPKGKGKKLMTQIKLQITAGKANPAPPVGPALGQHGVNIMEFCKQFNDRTKDRGDLVLPVVIDVFEDRSFTFILKTPPVPVLLKKAANVIKGSGQPNKIKVAKVTKEQVKEIAITKMPDLNCTKVESAMRMVEGTAKNMGIEVE